The following proteins are encoded in a genomic region of Fibrobacter succinogenes:
- a CDS encoding AAA family ATPase — MVEKKDSTPASSPSFNSKPSQIIYYGVPGCGKSNKIREQLKDVPEKNKVRVVFHPEYTNAEFIGQILPKVNGHVTYEFTPGPFTQIIKRAYLNPNEHFYLVIEEINRGNAAAIFGDTFQLLDRLKAVETDSLGNDPANAAVNTFTEGWSQYFVQNDDVNAYIRKATKLDDGSYQERNDGEPIEEIKIKEIHFNANTAIRLPPNLSILATMNTSDQNVFTLDNAFQRRFDMELVRNEFDLTKPAVKTQYEAEIDDTGIKWGQFWGWINAKITATLKGLSSTEDKRLGVWFVSNVGCIIDDKVFAEKVLKFLWDDVFKFKRPQIFADGIDTLEKLINFFEKPSEGKERFDVFKDKSNLVAFVASPTL; from the coding sequence TTGGTTGAAAAGAAAGATTCAACTCCTGCTAGCAGCCCTTCGTTTAATTCTAAACCTTCCCAAATCATCTACTATGGTGTTCCGGGGTGCGGTAAGAGCAATAAAATCAGAGAGCAACTGAAGGACGTTCCTGAGAAGAACAAGGTTCGTGTCGTGTTCCACCCGGAATACACCAACGCCGAATTCATCGGTCAGATTTTACCGAAAGTCAACGGTCACGTCACCTACGAATTTACTCCTGGGCCGTTTACGCAAATTATCAAGCGGGCGTACCTTAATCCTAATGAACATTTTTACCTAGTTATCGAAGAAATCAACCGCGGTAATGCGGCTGCCATTTTCGGTGACACCTTCCAGTTGTTGGATAGGCTCAAGGCTGTCGAAACGGACTCTCTCGGCAACGACCCTGCAAATGCGGCGGTAAACACGTTTACAGAAGGCTGGAGCCAGTATTTTGTCCAGAACGATGATGTTAATGCGTATATCCGCAAAGCAACAAAACTGGATGATGGTTCTTACCAAGAACGGAACGACGGTGAACCTATTGAAGAAATCAAAATAAAGGAAATTCACTTCAATGCGAATACGGCGATCCGCCTACCGCCTAACCTTTCCATCTTGGCGACGATGAACACCAGCGACCAGAATGTGTTCACGTTGGATAACGCATTCCAGCGCCGTTTCGACATGGAACTGGTTCGCAACGAATTTGACCTCACTAAGCCCGCTGTCAAAACACAATACGAAGCGGAGATTGACGATACCGGTATTAAATGGGGACAATTCTGGGGATGGATCAACGCCAAAATTACGGCCACCCTCAAGGGTCTTTCCAGCACCGAAGACAAGCGGCTCGGAGTCTGGTTTGTGAGCAACGTGGGCTGCATTATCGACGACAAGGTCTTTGCCGAAAAGGTTTTAAAGTTCTTGTGGGATGACGTATTCAAGTTCAAGCGTCCGCAGATTTTTGCAGATGGTATCGACACGTTGGAAAAGCTGATTAACTTCTTTGAAAAACCGTCTGAAGGGAAAGAACGCTTTGACGTTTTCAAGGACAAGTCGAATCTTGTCGCATTTGTAGCATCGCCAACGCTGTAA